Within Oncorhynchus keta strain PuntledgeMale-10-30-2019 chromosome 30, Oket_V2, whole genome shotgun sequence, the genomic segment ctaccttcaccacctggtggCAGCCTGTCAGAAAGACCTGGACCCAATTGCTCAAGGTgaggttgagacccagggcctccagcttgatgatgagcttggagggtactatggtgttgaatactgagctgtagttagtgaacagcattcttacataggtattcctcttatccagatgggatagggcagtgtgatggagattgcatcgtctgtggacctgttagggcggtatgcaaactgaagtgggtctagggtggccagtaaggtggaggtgatatgatattttattagtctctcaaagcacttcatgatgacagaagtgagtgctacggggcggtagtcatttacagttgaagtcggaaatttacacacacttaggttggagtcattaaaatttgttttttcaaccactccacaaatttcctgttgacaaactgtagttttggcaagtcggttaggacatatactttgtgcatgacacaagtaatttttccaacaattgtttacatatagattatttcactgtatcacaattccagtgggtcagaagtttacatacactaagttgactgtgccattaaacagcttgggaaattccagaaaatgacatcatggctttagaagcttctgataggctaatttatataatttgagtcaattggaggtgtacctgtggatgcatttcaaggcctaccttcaaactcagtgcctctttgcttgacatcatgggaaaatctaaagaaatcagccaagaccacagaaaacaaattatagacctccacaagtctggttcatccttgggagaaatgagGGATGAGTTTGATGTGACCAGGTGCGCATGTTCTCTACTGGCAACATCACAGAGAAGCTCAGGGTTGCCTCATTCAACTGCAGTGGGGAGACTGTGGTGGATTTATATGCAGGTAAGAAAATACATCTTGTATATATCTGTGTATATTATCCATGAATTACAGAAAATATTAATCTATGCATAATTTAGCACTATAGGATTATATTGTTATTCCTTATATTGTTATTCTTTATTAGGTATTGGCTACTTAACTATCCCATTCTTGGTGCATGCGGGGGCCAGCCATGTTCATGCTTGTGAGTGGAACCCAGATGCCGTGGAAGCCCTGCAAAGAAACTTGGGAGTTAAATGGAGTGTGGCATCACTGCACCGACCACAAGAGACAACCGGCAAGTAAGGAACATCTTTATACTGGAGATCAGAACTCAACCAGTTTATGTGATCTGAGAATAATCGTTTTGGGTGTTTTTCCAGCTCCCATTGTGTAACCTGGCTGACCGGGTGAATTTGGGTCCAGCTCTGCAGGTGGCTGGCCTGTTGCCTGTCGACTACTGAGGAAAAGAACCAGTGGCATGTTGCATATTCACCAGAATGTTACCGCACCACTTCATATTACAGACTGTGACACTTCCTCTGTTCCTGTCATGGAGAGAGTGGACATTTCTGGAGGAGACCAAGAAGAGGTGTCTCCTAAGGGGAGTGACAGAGAAGTTTGGGGTGCCTGGACAAAGGACACAGCCATCCACATTGCCTCTCTACTGCAGGACATCACTCTGGACTGGCGTCCAGCACATTGAGCATGTCAAGTCATacgcacatttacatttaagtcatttagcagacgctcttatccagagcgacttacaagttggtgcatacaccttatgacatccagtggaacagccacttgtatctaaatctttttttgggggggtgagaaggattacttacccttacttaccctatcctaggtattccttgaagaggtggggtttcaggtgtctccggaaggtggtgattgactccgctgtcctggcgtcgtgagggagtttgttccaccattggggggccagagcagcgaacagttttgactgggctgagcgggaactgtacttcctcagtggtagggaggcgagcaggccagaggtggatgaacgcagtgcccttgtttgggtgtagggcctgatcagagcctggaggtactgaggtgccgttcccctcacagctccgtaggcaagcaccatggtcttgtagcggatgcgagcttcaactggaagccagtggagagagcggaggagcggggtgacgtgagagaacttgggaaggttgaacaccagacgggctgcggcgttctggatgagttgtaggggtttaatggcacaggcagggagcccagccaacagcgagttgcagtaatcaagacgggagatgacaagtgcctggattaggacctgcgccgcttcctgtgtgaggcagggtcgtactctgcggatgttgtagagcatgaacctacaggaacgggacaccgccttgatgttagttgagaacgtcagggtgttgtccaggatcacgccaaggttcttagcgctctgggaggaggacacaatggagttgtcaaccgtgatggcgagatcatggaacgggcagtccttccccgggaggaagaggagctccatcttgctgaggttcagcttgaggtggtgatccgtcatccacactgatatgtctgccagacatgcagagatgcgattcgccacctggtcatcagaagggggaaaggagaagattaattgtgtgtcgtctgcatagcaatgataggagagaccatgtgaggttatgacagagccaagtgacttggtgtatagcgagaataagagagggcctagaacagagccctgggggacaccagtggtgtcCCCCAGATTCACCACATTCACCATGTAGTACTATTCTTAGAATGCAGGCCACTCTGAGGAGACAAAAGACAGGACTGTAGCATGACTCTTATTTGTGTAGTCGTACCAGTGGCGGACTGGGACCAAAAATTGCCCTTTTCTAACACACCGGCCCATTTTTTTCACCGTGAGGCCCCCATTATTAGCAAGATAATGAGAATTTTGCGCTAAAAACCCAAATTAGACAGGCCCACTAGGCTAAAAATGGACCAGTCCATCTGGCGTACTCTGCCATTTGTGGCTATTAATAAATTGTTGCACACTAATTTAAGTTAATCATAATAGAGTTATTTTTAAAGAAAAACATGGTTTATAGGTTTATACAATGTGAAAATTAAACTGTTCTTTACCGGTTGTTGTACAACTGATTTTACAAATGTTTATACATGCAATGACtctggctgctttgtgtgatgtacactgctcaaaaaaataaagggaacacttaaacaacacaatgtaactcccaCGTCAATCACACTTCTacgaaatcaaactgtccacttaggaagcaacactgatcgacaataaatttcacatgctgttgtgcatatggaatagacaacaggtggaaattataggcaattagcaagactacccccaataaaggagtggttctgcaggtggggaccacagaccacctctcagttcctatgcttcctggctgatgttttggtcccttttgaatgctggcggtgctttcactctagtggtagcatgagacagagtctacaacccacacaagtggctcaggtagtgcagctcatccaggatagcacatcaatgtgagctgtggcaagaaggtttgctgtgtctgtcagcgtagtgtccagagcatggaggcactaccaggagacaggccagtacatcaggagacgtggaggaggcagtaggagggcaacaacccagcagcaggaccgctacctctgcctttgtgcaaggaggagcactgccagagctctgcaaaatgacctccagcaagcCACAAacgtgtctgctcaaacggtcagaaaccgactacatgagggtggtatgagggcccgacatccacaggtaggggttgtgcttacagcccaacaccatgcaggacgtttggcatttgccagagaacaccaagattggcaaattcgccactggtgccctgtgctcttcacagatgaaagcaggttcacactgagcacacgtgacagacgtgacagagtctggagacgctgtgtagaacgttctgctgcctgcaacatcctccagcatgaccggtttggcagtgggtcagtcatggtgtggggtggcatttctttggggggccgcacagccctccatgtgctcgccagaggtagcctgactgccattaggtaccgagatgagattctCAAACCCCTTGTGAgtccatatgctggtgcggttggccctgggttcctcctaatgcaagacaatgctagacctcatgtggctggagtgtgtcagcagttcctgcaagaggaaggcattaatgctatggactggcccgcccgttccccagacctgaatccaattgagcacatctgggacatcatgtctcgctccatccaccaatgccacgttgcaccacagactgtccaggatttggcggatgctttagtccaggtctgggaggagatccctcaggagaccatccaccacctcatcaggagcatgcctaggcattgtagagaggtcatacaggcacgtggaggccacacacactactgagcctcattttgacttgttttaaggacattacatcaaagttggatcagcctgtagtgtggttttccacttttaattttgagtgtgactccaaatccagacctccatgggttgataaatttgatttccattgataatttgtgtgtgattttgttgtcagcacattcaactatgtaaagaaaaaagtatttaataagaatatttcattcattcagatctaggatgtgttattttagtgttccattGATTTTTTTGGGCTGTGTATttttgtctctaccttcttgcacgttgtgctgttgtctgtgcccagtaatgtttgttccatgttttgtgctgctgccatgttgtgttgctaacatgctgtgttgtcatgtgttgctgccatgctatgttgttgtcttaggtctctctttaagtagtgttgtgttgtcactcttgtgtgttttgtcctatatttgcaTTTCTTACAAAAAAATGTTATCCCAGCCTCAT encodes:
- the trmt12 gene encoding LOW QUALITY PROTEIN: tRNA wybutosine-synthesizing protein 2 homolog (The sequence of the model RefSeq protein was modified relative to this genomic sequence to represent the inferred CDS: inserted 5 bases in 3 codons; deleted 3 bases in 2 codons), whose protein sequence is MGKSKEISQDHRKQIIDLHKSGSSLGEMRDEFDVTRCMFSTGNITEKLRVASFNCSGETVVDLYAGIGYLTIPFLVHAGASHVHACEWNPDAVEALQRNLELNGVWHHCTDHKXDNRQLPLCNLADRVNLGXSSAGGWPVACRLLRKRTSGMLHIHQNVTAPLHITDCDTSSVPVMERVDISGGDQEEVSPKGSDREVWGAWTKDTAIHIASLLQDITXWTGVQHIEHLHLPYYPANFSKAESEASDGLALCQQQPLHGGSLEDPLTFSSIRPVLRGGDTFFLLIVTREKS